The proteins below come from a single Burkholderia sp. FERM BP-3421 genomic window:
- a CDS encoding prepilin peptidase, with protein MIFTPLYADPFAPASGPLAAFAALPAGFRYGFAIMLGLVIGSFINVVAHRLPIMMKRAWQAEIGEATGEPVEPDDGLPARYNLWVPRSACPHCGHVLRAWENVPVLGYLALRGRCAQCRAPIGARYPLVELASGALAAGSLAVFGPGGAALAAFGLCATLLAMSAIDIQTGFLPDSLTLPLLWAGLTVNLWGTFANLHAAVIGAIAGYLFLWGIFWLFKWLRGIEGIGYGDLKLLAALGAWLGWEALPQVVLISAVAGAAIGLIATWRGRMRFEEPLPFGPFLALGGVATLFAGTPFYLVLGG; from the coding sequence ATGATCTTCACGCCGCTCTACGCCGACCCGTTCGCGCCCGCCAGCGGGCCGTTGGCCGCCTTCGCCGCGCTGCCGGCCGGATTCCGCTACGGCTTCGCGATCATGCTCGGGCTCGTGATCGGCAGCTTCATCAATGTCGTCGCGCACCGCCTGCCGATCATGATGAAGCGCGCCTGGCAGGCCGAAATCGGCGAGGCGACCGGCGAGCCCGTCGAGCCCGACGACGGCCTGCCCGCGCGCTACAACCTGTGGGTGCCGCGCAGCGCGTGCCCGCATTGCGGCCATGTGCTGCGCGCATGGGAGAACGTGCCGGTGCTCGGCTACCTGGCGCTGCGCGGCCGCTGCGCGCAATGCCGCGCGCCGATCGGGGCGCGCTACCCGCTCGTCGAGCTGGCGAGCGGCGCGCTCGCGGCCGGGTCGCTCGCGGTGTTCGGCCCGGGCGGCGCGGCGCTCGCCGCGTTCGGTCTGTGCGCGACGCTGCTCGCGATGAGCGCGATCGACATCCAGACCGGCTTCCTGCCCGACTCGCTGACGCTGCCGCTGCTGTGGGCCGGGCTCACCGTCAATCTGTGGGGCACCTTCGCGAACCTGCACGCAGCCGTGATCGGCGCGATCGCGGGCTATCTGTTCCTGTGGGGCATCTTCTGGCTGTTCAAATGGCTGCGCGGCATCGAGGGCATCGGCTACGGCGACCTGAAGCTCCTCGCCGCGCTGGGCGCCTGGCTCGGCTGGGAAGCGCTGCCGCAGGTGGTGCTGATCTCCGCGGTCGCGGGCGCGGCCATCGGGCTCATCGCCACCTGGCGCGGCCGGATGCGTTTCGAGGAACCGCTGCCGTTCGGCCCGTTCCTCGCGCTCGGCGGCGTGGCCACGCTGTTCGCCGGCACCCCGTTCTATCTCGTGCTCGGAGGCTGA
- a CDS encoding type II secretion system F family protein, with amino-acid sequence MSAPEPPPLESRFRWSGFGVDGARRRGTLIAATPGSARAALRRDGITVVALEARGAAPPPRVRAHDVTRFARQLASLLQAGLPLAPALDLFAQATARDGIARIADGLGRDIVAGRPLSDALRRYPRQFGPLFRQLILIGEQSGTLATVLARLADDRERAAAQRSRVRAALAYPGAVLSFACALTAALLLWVVPTFAQIFEGFGATLPAPTRIVLALSGGLARWGPPAALGAALTVVAAGHARRRSAAARLAAARLALRIPLAGPLLRTLAAARWSRALGTLLGAGTPLVDAFASLAQASGNPVFDQATADIARRLQRGERLANAMRAAACFPDPVVQPIGVAEETGTLDAMLVDISTLCDRQVDERIDLLASVCEPLVIVVLGALVGALVIAMYLPIVQLGNVV; translated from the coding sequence ATGAGCGCGCCCGAGCCGCCCCCGCTCGAATCGCGCTTTCGCTGGTCGGGCTTCGGCGTCGATGGCGCACGGCGACGCGGCACCCTGATCGCCGCGACGCCGGGCAGCGCGCGCGCCGCGCTGCGGCGCGACGGCATCACCGTGGTCGCGCTGGAAGCGCGCGGGGCCGCGCCGCCCCCGCGCGTGCGCGCACACGACGTCACCCGCTTCGCGCGCCAGCTCGCGAGCCTGCTGCAGGCGGGCCTGCCGCTCGCGCCGGCGCTCGACCTGTTCGCGCAGGCCACCGCGCGCGACGGCATCGCGCGCATCGCGGACGGGCTCGGGCGCGACATCGTCGCGGGCCGCCCGCTGTCGGACGCGCTGCGCCGCTATCCGCGGCAATTCGGCCCCCTGTTCCGGCAACTGATCCTGATCGGCGAGCAATCGGGCACGCTCGCCACCGTGCTCGCGCGCCTCGCCGACGACCGCGAACGCGCAGCGGCCCAACGCAGCCGGGTGCGCGCGGCGCTCGCCTACCCCGGCGCGGTCCTGTCGTTCGCGTGCGCGCTCACCGCCGCGCTGCTGCTGTGGGTCGTGCCAACCTTCGCACAGATCTTCGAAGGTTTCGGCGCCACCTTGCCCGCGCCGACACGCATCGTCCTCGCGCTGTCGGGCGGGCTCGCGCGCTGGGGCCCGCCCGCCGCGCTCGGGGCGGCGCTCACCGTCGTCGCCGCCGGTCACGCACGGCGGCGCTCGGCCGCCGCGCGGCTCGCCGCGGCCCGGCTCGCCCTGCGGATTCCGCTCGCGGGGCCGCTGCTGCGCACCCTCGCCGCCGCCCGCTGGAGCCGCGCGCTCGGCACCCTGCTCGGCGCCGGCACGCCGCTCGTCGACGCCTTCGCGTCGCTCGCGCAGGCGAGCGGCAATCCGGTCTTCGATCAGGCCACGGCCGATATCGCGCGGCGGCTGCAGCGCGGCGAACGACTCGCGAATGCGATGCGCGCCGCGGCCTGCTTTCCCGATCCGGTGGTCCAGCCGATCGGCGTGGCCGAGGAAACCGGCACGCTCGATGCAATGCTGGTCGATATCTCGACCCTGTGCGATCGTCAGGTCGACGAGCGCATCGACCTGCTCGCGAGCGTGTGCGAGCCGCTCGTGATCGTGGTGCTGGGCGCGCTGGTCGGCGCGCTCGTGATCGCGATGTACCTGCCGATCGTCCAGCTCGGCAACGTGGTGTAG
- a CDS encoding GspE/PulE family protein produces MSSIPFAPAASPATPSLHPVQAAAARADDAPAVALLAGLLQAAHQRNASDLHLEPSEHAWRVRLRIDGVLHEFAHPPAHLRDAVVTRVKVLARMDIAERRVPQDGRLRLALAPGQRGDYRVSSLPTLYGEKLVLRRLDTLPAVLSLPALGIAPAGARAIEAALDAPHGLVLVTGPTGSGKTRSLYSFLQRLNHTSRNLCTVEDPAEIQLDGVNQVGVRDKAGLTFAVALRALLRQDPDVIMVGEIRDFETADVALKAAQTGHLVLSTLHTHDAPAAITRLLDIGVAPYNLAAALHLATAQRLLRQLCTGCRTPSDAPPAALREAGLDAAALAAGWRPFRAVGCAACHGIGYRGRIGIHQVMPLSPALRELIVARASHHALARQARDDGMRSLRDAALARVADGSTSLSEALAATAAP; encoded by the coding sequence ATGTCGTCCATTCCGTTCGCGCCGGCCGCCTCGCCGGCCACGCCCTCCCTCCATCCGGTTCAGGCCGCCGCCGCGCGCGCCGACGACGCGCCGGCGGTCGCGCTGCTGGCCGGCCTGCTGCAGGCCGCGCACCAGCGCAACGCATCCGATCTCCATCTCGAACCGTCCGAGCACGCCTGGCGCGTGCGGCTCCGCATCGACGGCGTGCTGCACGAGTTCGCGCATCCGCCCGCGCACCTGCGCGACGCAGTCGTCACGCGCGTCAAGGTGCTCGCGCGCATGGACATCGCGGAGCGCCGCGTGCCCCAGGACGGCCGCCTGCGTCTCGCGCTCGCGCCCGGGCAGCGCGGCGACTACCGCGTCAGCTCGCTGCCGACGCTGTACGGCGAAAAGCTCGTGCTGCGCCGTCTCGACACGCTGCCCGCCGTCCTGTCGCTGCCCGCGCTGGGCATCGCGCCGGCCGGCGCACGCGCGATCGAGGCCGCGCTCGATGCGCCGCACGGGCTCGTCCTCGTCACCGGGCCGACCGGCAGCGGCAAAACACGGTCGCTCTACAGCTTCCTGCAGCGGCTCAACCACACCTCGCGCAACCTCTGCACGGTCGAGGACCCGGCCGAGATCCAGCTCGACGGCGTCAACCAGGTCGGCGTGCGCGACAAGGCCGGGCTCACCTTCGCCGTCGCGCTGCGCGCGCTGCTGCGCCAGGATCCCGACGTGATCATGGTCGGCGAGATCCGCGACTTCGAAACCGCCGACGTCGCGCTCAAGGCCGCGCAAACCGGCCACCTCGTCCTCTCGACGCTGCACACGCACGACGCGCCCGCCGCGATCACCCGCCTGCTCGACATCGGCGTCGCGCCCTACAACCTCGCCGCCGCCCTGCACCTCGCCACCGCCCAGCGGCTCCTGCGGCAGCTCTGCACCGGCTGCCGCACGCCATCCGACGCCCCGCCCGCCGCGCTGCGCGAAGCCGGCCTCGACGCCGCCGCGCTGGCGGCCGGCTGGCGGCCGTTCCGCGCGGTCGGCTGTGCGGCCTGTCACGGCATCGGCTACCGGGGACGCATCGGCATCCATCAAGTGATGCCGCTGTCGCCCGCGCTGCGCGAGTTGATCGTCGCGCGCGCGAGCCATCACGCGCTCGCCCGCCAGGCCCGCGACGACGGCATGCGCTCGCTGCGCGACGCGGCGCTCGCGCGCGTCGCCGACGGCTCGACGAGCCTCAGCGAAGCGCTTGCGGCCACGGCGGCGCCATGA
- a CDS encoding HlyC/CorC family transporter encodes MDQIPLWAQISAVFLLLLCSSFFSISETAMMALNRHRLKHLASQGALGAKTTQRLLARTDQLLSVILIGNNLLNTIIPVLTTSIALHTFGRDNFVLSIATGLVAFLIIVFAEITPKIVGASFPERIALPASVVIAPLMRLLMPLVWFVNALAGAILALLHINTKGARDQRLSAEELRTVVLESGSFMPTQHRSILLNLFDLENITVDDVMIPRRQIESLNFYAPLDDVLHQLETCYHNRLVVYEGDIDKVLGVLHVRKTLTALHNQDFDRETLRELLAEPYYVPSGTPVFQQLKYFQESRQRTALVVNEYGELEGLVTPEDIIEELIGEFTTSMPRTEGANGGWNADGECIVSGSMPLRELNRWLGLSLPTDGPKTLNGLILEVLEEIPDDDVCLKIGDVMLEVMRSDDQAVRTVKLFKPRAPRAGRTLRA; translated from the coding sequence GTGGACCAAATTCCCTTATGGGCGCAAATCAGCGCCGTCTTCCTGCTTCTCCTCTGCTCCAGCTTCTTCTCCATCTCTGAAACGGCGATGATGGCGCTCAACCGCCATCGGCTGAAACATCTCGCGAGCCAGGGCGCACTCGGCGCCAAGACGACGCAGCGGCTGCTCGCGCGCACCGACCAGCTGCTGAGCGTGATCCTGATCGGCAACAACCTGCTCAACACGATCATCCCGGTCCTGACCACCTCGATCGCGCTGCATACCTTCGGCCGCGACAACTTCGTGCTGTCGATCGCGACCGGCCTCGTTGCGTTCCTGATCATCGTGTTCGCGGAAATCACCCCGAAGATCGTCGGCGCGAGCTTTCCCGAGCGGATCGCGCTGCCCGCCAGCGTCGTGATCGCGCCGCTGATGCGCCTCCTGATGCCGCTCGTGTGGTTCGTCAATGCGCTCGCCGGCGCGATCCTCGCGCTGCTGCACATCAATACCAAGGGCGCCCGCGACCAGCGGCTGTCGGCCGAGGAGCTGCGCACCGTCGTGCTGGAGTCGGGCAGCTTCATGCCGACCCAGCACCGCAGCATCCTGCTGAACCTGTTCGACCTCGAGAACATCACCGTCGACGACGTGATGATCCCGCGCCGTCAGATCGAGTCGCTCAACTTCTACGCGCCGCTCGACGACGTCCTGCACCAGCTCGAGACCTGTTATCACAACCGCCTCGTGGTCTACGAAGGCGACATCGACAAGGTGCTCGGCGTGCTGCACGTGCGCAAGACGCTGACCGCGCTGCACAACCAGGACTTCGACCGCGAGACGCTGCGCGAGCTGCTCGCCGAGCCATACTACGTGCCGTCCGGCACGCCGGTGTTCCAGCAGCTCAAGTACTTCCAGGAAAGCCGCCAGCGCACCGCCCTCGTCGTCAACGAGTACGGCGAACTGGAAGGGCTCGTCACGCCCGAGGACATCATCGAGGAACTGATCGGCGAGTTCACCACGTCGATGCCGCGCACCGAAGGCGCGAACGGCGGCTGGAACGCCGACGGCGAATGCATCGTGTCCGGCAGCATGCCGCTGCGCGAGCTGAACCGCTGGCTGGGCCTGAGCCTGCCCACCGACGGCCCGAAGACGCTCAACGGCCTGATCCTCGAAGTGCTCGAGGAGATCCCGGACGACGACGTATGCCTGAAGATCGGCGACGTGATGCTCGAGGTGATGCGCAGCGACGACCAGGCCGTGCGCACGGTCAAGCTCTTCAAGCCGCGCGCGCCGCGCGCCGGCCGCACGCTGCGCGCCTGA
- a CDS encoding H-NS histone family protein, protein MRREQASVVIAELRAAILEFGITPDDVFGARAKLVRRSTRGRAIQKYRDPLSGATWSGRGRVPRWIAGRNREDFLIAPGPSSRLAHCRYMPQRTQSAAARRYSDERVFGHSCVY, encoded by the coding sequence ATGCGGAGGGAGCAGGCAAGCGTGGTCATTGCCGAACTTCGCGCTGCCATCCTCGAATTCGGCATTACGCCCGACGACGTATTCGGCGCACGGGCAAAACTGGTCCGGCGCTCTACGAGAGGTCGCGCCATTCAGAAGTACCGTGATCCATTGTCAGGAGCGACATGGAGCGGGCGCGGGCGAGTGCCCCGATGGATTGCCGGCCGTAACCGTGAGGACTTCCTCATTGCCCCCGGGCCCAGTAGCCGGCTCGCTCATTGCCGCTACATGCCGCAGCGAACTCAAAGCGCGGCAGCCCGGAGATACTCCGATGAGCGGGTCTTCGGGCATTCATGCGTGTACTGA